A genome region from Sphingobium sp. WTD-1 includes the following:
- a CDS encoding LexA family transcriptional regulator: MAADITQYESLRKAEFSYHGMVRRCALRNIATMEPNGLKAARKRLKVGQAVIAERLGVSVPQVSRWENGIDNVPSARLTAFADAYEAGLGELFGGDQPEEPSDIPEGAIPVMPIPMLGDVPAGPWQEAVRRSHHYIPAPQPGMPSSAYALKVSGNSMDRVVRDGATIIIDPEDRDLFDRWFYVVRNDEYEVTFKQYRENPARLVPCSTDPSHTTIPITDRDFEIVGRVIKIILDPSQAALD; this comes from the coding sequence ATGGCCGCTGATATTACGCAATACGAAAGTTTGCGCAAGGCGGAATTTTCGTATCACGGCATGGTTCGGCGTTGCGCGCTGCGTAATATCGCAACGATGGAACCCAATGGACTGAAAGCCGCCCGTAAGCGATTGAAGGTAGGGCAGGCTGTTATCGCCGAACGTTTGGGCGTTTCGGTGCCTCAGGTGTCGCGATGGGAAAATGGTATCGACAATGTGCCGAGCGCGCGGCTCACCGCATTCGCTGATGCTTATGAGGCGGGGCTAGGCGAGCTGTTTGGCGGCGACCAGCCTGAAGAGCCGTCCGACATCCCCGAAGGCGCGATCCCGGTAATGCCGATCCCGATGCTGGGCGATGTACCCGCCGGCCCGTGGCAAGAAGCGGTGCGCCGCTCGCATCACTACATCCCGGCGCCGCAGCCGGGCATGCCGTCATCAGCCTATGCGCTCAAGGTGTCGGGCAATTCGATGGACCGCGTTGTGCGGGATGGAGCCACGATCATCATCGATCCAGAGGACCGCGACCTGTTCGACCGCTGGTTCTATGTCGTGCGCAACGACGAATACGAGGTGACGTTCAAGCAGTATCGCGAGAACCCGGCGCGCCTGGTGCCATGTTCGACCGACCCGTCGCACACCACGATCCCTATCACCGATCGGGATTTCGAGATCGTCGGCCGCGTCATCAAGATCATCCTAGATCCAAGTCAGGCCGCCCTAGACTGA
- a CDS encoding helix-turn-helix transcriptional regulator has protein sequence MDLKTYLETANVRQAEFAEKAKTTPATVSRLVAGTLRPALDLAHRIEDATGGKVPTEVWLKASTRPTKQVAA, from the coding sequence ATGGACCTTAAAACCTATCTCGAAACCGCGAACGTTCGGCAAGCCGAATTTGCTGAGAAGGCGAAGACCACGCCCGCCACCGTTTCGCGCCTCGTCGCCGGCACCCTGCGCCCCGCGCTGGATCTCGCTCACAGGATCGAAGACGCGACCGGCGGGAAGGTGCCGACTGAAGTGTGGCTCAAGGCTTCGACCCGCCCCACCAAGCAGGTGGCCGCATGA
- a CDS encoding site-specific DNA-methyltransferase has translation MSRVETIGRATLYLGDCRDILPTLGNVDAVVTDPPYEFETSGGGIFRRGRENMDQIAAAGLDKGFDYSLLSAAQFGCAVVFAHNDQWAGLLPHLAAEFPRYAICQWHKTNPMPVANKHYQPDTEIYVHAWKPGYHPAGELPQKQRFILAPNGQDGDIDHPTVKPLKVMLKIIGNVTGASICDPFMGSGTTGVAAVQMGRQFIGIERDPKYFDIACRRIEDAQRQGDFFTEAAA, from the coding sequence ATGAGCCGCGTCGAAACCATCGGGCGCGCCACGCTGTATCTGGGCGACTGCCGGGACATCCTGCCGACGCTCGGCAATGTCGACGCGGTGGTTACCGACCCACCCTATGAGTTCGAAACGAGCGGCGGCGGCATCTTCCGCCGGGGCCGGGAGAACATGGACCAGATCGCAGCCGCTGGGCTGGACAAGGGCTTCGACTATTCGCTGCTGTCGGCCGCGCAATTCGGCTGCGCGGTCGTGTTCGCGCATAACGACCAGTGGGCTGGCCTGCTGCCCCACCTCGCCGCCGAGTTTCCGCGCTATGCCATTTGCCAGTGGCACAAGACGAACCCGATGCCGGTGGCGAACAAGCATTATCAGCCCGACACCGAGATCTACGTCCATGCCTGGAAGCCCGGCTATCACCCGGCGGGGGAGTTGCCGCAGAAGCAACGCTTCATCCTCGCGCCGAACGGGCAAGACGGCGATATCGACCACCCTACGGTGAAGCCCCTCAAGGTGATGCTCAAGATCATCGGCAATGTGACCGGTGCCAGCATCTGCGATCCCTTCATGGGTTCAGGCACAACCGGCGTCGCCGCCGTCCAGATGGGCCGCCAGTTCATCGGAATCGAGCGCGACCCGAAGTATTTCGACATCGCCTGCCGCCGCATCGAGGATGCCCAGCGCCAAGGCGACTTCTTCACGGAGGCCGCAGCATGA
- a CDS encoding DUF6745 domain-containing protein: MSKITKLTPEQEVELPAFRQKYLDIACGGSRINRDILQSHLNDAYALIGKPAPALFIFDSPAACMLAIKIFKMGGDKLSQLDSQLYSQLDSQLDSQLYSQLRSQLYSQLYSQLESQLRSQLYSQLRSQLYSQLYSQLYSQLRSQLDSQLDSQLYSQLYSQLRSQLESQLYSQLYSQLYSQLYSQLYSQLRSQLESQNLYESGFLWGSMDLYWLAFCRFGQKIGVKYDAESARRFDIMEGISQQCGYWWPFDGIVIASEKPRHVRWDDNRLLHGETGPSVEFSDGYSLHTWHGQSIPAEWVTGNPPSPAECLTWRNLDQRAAACEIVGWHRILDEVGARTIDDSGDPVWGKLVEVDLPDNGPQRMLDAMCGTGRRFALLTTMNVNTVDEAQSELHGGIPAHILRNSVERT, encoded by the coding sequence TTGTCGAAGATCACGAAACTCACGCCAGAGCAGGAGGTCGAGCTTCCGGCGTTCCGTCAGAAGTATCTGGACATCGCTTGCGGCGGGTCGCGCATCAATCGCGACATCCTCCAGAGTCATCTGAATGACGCATATGCGCTGATCGGAAAGCCGGCCCCGGCGCTGTTTATCTTCGATAGCCCGGCAGCTTGCATGCTGGCGATCAAGATCTTCAAGATGGGCGGCGATAAGCTGAGCCAGCTCGACAGCCAGCTCTACAGCCAGCTCGACAGCCAGCTCGACAGCCAGCTCTACAGCCAGCTCCGCAGCCAGCTCTACAGCCAGCTCTACAGCCAGCTCGAAAGCCAGCTCCGCAGCCAGCTCTACAGCCAGCTCCGCAGCCAGCTCTACAGCCAGCTCTACAGCCAGCTCTACAGCCAGCTCCGCAGCCAGCTCGACAGCCAGCTCGACAGCCAGCTCTACAGCCAGCTCTACAGCCAGCTCCGCAGCCAGCTCGAAAGCCAGCTCTACAGCCAGCTCTACAGCCAGCTCTACAGCCAGCTCTACAGCCAGCTCTACAGCCAGCTCCGCAGCCAGCTCGAAAGCCAGAACCTCTATGAAAGCGGGTTCCTGTGGGGTTCGATGGATCTCTACTGGCTCGCCTTTTGCCGCTTCGGACAGAAGATCGGCGTCAAATACGATGCGGAGAGTGCGCGTCGCTTCGACATCATGGAAGGTATCTCGCAGCAGTGCGGATACTGGTGGCCTTTCGATGGTATTGTCATCGCATCCGAGAAGCCGCGCCATGTTCGCTGGGACGACAACCGGCTGTTGCATGGCGAGACCGGCCCGTCTGTCGAGTTCTCGGACGGATATTCTCTGCATACGTGGCACGGTCAGTCGATCCCAGCAGAATGGGTCACCGGTAATCCGCCGTCGCCCGCCGAATGCCTGACCTGGCGCAATCTCGACCAGCGCGCGGCTGCCTGTGAAATTGTTGGCTGGCATCGCATCCTCGATGAGGTCGGCGCCCGCACGATCGATGACAGTGGTGATCCCGTCTGGGGCAAGCTGGTCGAGGTCGATCTGCCCGACAACGGGCCTCAGCGGATGCTTGACGCTATGTGCGGCACCGGCCGCCGGTTCGCGCTTCTCACCACCATGAACGTCAACACTGTCGATGAGGCTCAGAGCGAGCTTCACGGCGGCATCCCCGCGCACATCCTGCGCAATTCTGTCGAAAGGACGTAA
- a CDS encoding phage minor head protein translates to MEVEDSGGLTVPYSLPRMARQAGKRRDITLRPIIPTQAAATDLAAIYAPAWQIWADNIDRILAGYDPQPLSTADTLTIDTVDQVQAAISSVAQEFLTILTARIAPGLRQWVVKAERTHRSKWSAAIKAGVGVDLDLILSAQPVEETLGSWIGRNAALVRNVSDVTQSKIADAVFRGYQNRTPVRDVAKEIRESVGGSRARAIRIASHQNSSLSAALDTERQAEAGLDFFKWRHSAKRFPRQDHLARDGKIYNLRTGKERDGSGQVAADDRPGMKPFCGCRAQAWIPILSDIE, encoded by the coding sequence TTGGAAGTCGAAGATAGCGGAGGCCTGACGGTGCCCTATTCCCTCCCCCGCATGGCCCGCCAAGCAGGCAAGCGGCGCGACATCACCCTGCGCCCCATCATCCCGACCCAAGCTGCCGCAACGGACCTCGCCGCGATCTACGCGCCCGCCTGGCAGATATGGGCCGACAACATCGACCGCATCCTCGCCGGGTATGATCCGCAGCCGCTTTCCACCGCCGACACGCTGACGATCGACACCGTGGATCAGGTTCAGGCCGCCATCAGCAGCGTGGCGCAGGAGTTCCTGACAATCCTCACCGCACGGATCGCGCCGGGGTTGCGGCAATGGGTGGTAAAAGCAGAGAGGACGCACCGGTCGAAATGGTCGGCGGCGATCAAGGCAGGCGTGGGCGTCGATCTCGACCTGATCCTTTCCGCGCAGCCGGTGGAGGAGACGCTGGGTTCCTGGATCGGGCGAAACGCTGCACTCGTGCGCAACGTGTCGGACGTAACGCAAAGTAAAATCGCAGACGCGGTGTTCCGTGGATACCAGAACCGAACGCCTGTCAGGGATGTGGCGAAGGAGATCAGGGAGAGCGTCGGCGGCAGTCGGGCCCGGGCGATCCGCATCGCCAGCCATCAAAATTCATCCCTGTCAGCGGCGCTGGACACGGAACGGCAAGCAGAAGCTGGATTGGATTTCTTTAAGTGGCGCCATTCAGCCAAGCGCTTCCCGAGGCAGGATCACCTTGCCAGAGACGGAAAGATTTATAACCTGCGGACGGGCAAAGAACGCGACGGGTCTGGACAGGTTGCTGCAGATGATAGGCCCGGCATGAAACCATTTTGTGGTTGCCGCGCCCAAGCGTGGATACCGATCCTGTCAGATATTGAATAA
- a CDS encoding phage terminase large subunit — MSPETGFADEITAERPVGIGHNGGPPIAKLTPRQEEARDLLASPARNIMLRGGSRSGKTFLLCRAIVQRAINAPGSRHAIFRFRFNHAKTSIWADTLPKVLKLCFPALRVRFDKTDFYVELPNGSQIWIAGLDDKERVEKILGAEYCTLYFNESSQIPWGSVEIAMSRLAQKCELAPKIAAATGRTHLPLKAYYDCVAGETVLDGHTKTIAELAETGEPITVMTTHGPRLSSAPWLNGYGEVFTVTTSAGRTIRATASHRFWTRDGWKRLDAIAIGHELLCSAQSQFPHDGQGDPAQTQTPPDWPENCCRCLHQCDGQLRPAVDGDQVCPASASDAGQHSRCACLHDGSGSRMGRLDQPEARHSLHSQSSREPLSQASGDQRGRIPAHAAQQICGSSQRKSRSDATPLTAVRLAQSGGEPPAIARPRLTLAWYWRTARDAAAIGRQWLRCNLLARLSLDPNGPGREGRKSLSLASDTPVVAGHEYETVVDISQPTTVAFYTVDVPFSRHYLANGFVSHNCNPPSKLHWSFQMFRAKVKPGTKEPLPNPDDYAEMKVNPSDNADNLPAEYFEVLASMSAAKRLRFEAGEWASEVNGALWALEDRQTEGGTIPGIDVHRATLERSPDDGRPQVRYAGAVIDLQRIVVAVDPSGTKGDGGGDDIGIVVAAKGIDGRGYVLQDATCQLSPDGWGRRSVEMYRRWGADRVVGERNFGGAMVEFVVKTADNSVPYKEANATRGKVVRAEPISALYEQGKVSHVGDFPDLEDQMCNFTASGFVGEGSPDRADAMVWALTELMLNGKGSAFDVL; from the coding sequence TTGAGTCCAGAAACTGGATTTGCTGATGAAATCACTGCCGAGCGGCCGGTTGGCATAGGCCATAACGGCGGCCCGCCGATCGCCAAGCTGACCCCGAGGCAGGAAGAGGCGCGCGACCTCCTTGCCTCCCCTGCTCGCAACATCATGCTCCGCGGCGGCTCGCGCTCGGGAAAGACCTTCCTGCTGTGCCGCGCGATCGTCCAGCGCGCCATCAACGCCCCAGGCAGCCGGCACGCGATATTCCGCTTCCGCTTCAATCACGCGAAAACAAGCATCTGGGCCGACACGCTCCCCAAGGTGCTGAAGCTATGCTTCCCTGCCCTTCGCGTCCGGTTCGACAAGACGGATTTCTATGTCGAACTGCCCAACGGGTCGCAAATCTGGATCGCTGGCCTGGACGACAAGGAGCGGGTCGAGAAGATCCTTGGCGCGGAATATTGCACGCTCTACTTCAACGAGAGCAGCCAGATTCCTTGGGGATCGGTGGAAATCGCCATGTCTCGTCTCGCGCAGAAGTGCGAGCTGGCACCCAAGATCGCGGCGGCCACCGGGCGAACCCATCTGCCGCTCAAGGCCTACTACGACTGCGTTGCAGGCGAAACGGTGCTGGACGGCCACACAAAGACCATTGCGGAGCTTGCGGAGACTGGTGAGCCAATCACGGTGATGACCACGCACGGCCCGCGCCTTTCGTCTGCGCCGTGGCTGAACGGCTACGGTGAAGTGTTCACTGTCACGACCTCGGCAGGCCGCACAATTCGCGCCACCGCCTCGCATCGGTTCTGGACGCGAGACGGGTGGAAGCGGCTAGATGCTATCGCCATCGGTCACGAGCTTCTTTGCAGCGCTCAATCCCAGTTTCCGCATGATGGTCAAGGTGATCCCGCTCAGACGCAAACACCGCCAGATTGGCCGGAGAATTGTTGTAGATGTCTCCATCAATGTGATGGACAACTTCGCCCGGCAGTAGATGGCGACCAAGTTTGTCCTGCATCCGCATCCGATGCAGGGCAGCATAGCCGGTGTGCTTGCCTCCATGACGGATCAGGTTCCCGTATGGGCCGTCTCGATCAACCCGAAGCTCGACATAGCCTCCATAGCCAATCGTCCCGTGAACCTCTTTCGCAGGCGTCCGGCGATCAGCGCGGGCGTATTCCAGCCCACGCCGCGCAGCAAATTTGCGGATCGTCTCAACGAAAATCCCGGTCTGACGCGACACCTCTGACAGCGGTTCGCCTTGCTCAATCAGGCGGCGAACCTCCTGCCATTGCTCGCCCTCGACTAACTCTCGCTTGGTATTGGCGGACAGCCCGTGACGCTGCCGCCATCGGCAGACAGTGGCTACGCTGCAACCTTCTAGCGCGGCTATCTCTTGATCCGAATGGCCCCGGTCGTGAAGGGCGGAAAAGTCTCTCGCTGGCATCTGATACCCCTGTCGTCGCAGGGCATGAATATGAAACAGTGGTTGATATTAGTCAACCAACCACCGTTGCATTTTACACAGTGGATGTGCCTTTTTCTCGGCATTATCTCGCCAATGGGTTTGTCAGCCATAACTGCAACCCGCCGAGTAAGCTGCACTGGTCGTTCCAGATGTTCCGCGCCAAGGTGAAGCCGGGCACAAAGGAGCCGCTGCCGAACCCTGACGACTATGCCGAAATGAAGGTCAACCCGTCCGACAATGCGGACAATCTGCCGGCGGAATATTTCGAGGTGCTGGCGTCCATGTCGGCGGCCAAACGGCTCCGTTTCGAGGCTGGCGAATGGGCGAGCGAGGTCAACGGGGCGCTGTGGGCGTTGGAGGACCGCCAGACCGAGGGCGGAACGATACCTGGCATTGACGTACACCGGGCGACGCTGGAGCGCAGCCCAGACGACGGCAGGCCTCAGGTTCGATATGCCGGGGCAGTGATCGACCTCCAGCGCATCGTGGTCGCGGTCGATCCGAGCGGCACAAAAGGAGACGGCGGCGGCGACGATATTGGCATCGTGGTCGCGGCAAAGGGTATTGATGGCCGCGGCTATGTGCTGCAGGATGCGACCTGCCAGCTATCGCCTGATGGGTGGGGCCGGCGCTCGGTCGAGATGTATCGTCGGTGGGGTGCCGATCGCGTCGTTGGCGAACGCAACTTTGGCGGCGCCATGGTCGAGTTTGTGGTGAAGACGGCCGACAATTCGGTCCCTTACAAGGAGGCGAACGCGACGCGCGGCAAGGTCGTCCGCGCAGAGCCGATATCAGCGCTCTACGAGCAGGGGAAGGTCAGCCATGTTGGCGATTTCCCAGACCTTGAGGACCAGATGTGCAACTTCACCGCGTCGGGGTTCGTCGGAGAGGGATCGCCTGACCGGGCTGATGCTATGGTGTGGGCGCTCACTGAGCTGATGCTGAACGGCAAGGGCAGCGCATTCGACGTGCTTTAA
- a CDS encoding DUF2213 domain-containing protein → MVLFSDALTLDAPRRTSDGYMAVRAKAARTGVYQYTGREVDPNNEHGLRDQAIVNVLRDEAAVFDERAVRSFIAKPITDDHPREAVNASNWRDHGRGIVMGAVRDGDYLAFDLVLMDAGTISKVEAGKAELSNGYAATLEFGDFAGPAGEKCQARQAAIVGNHVAIVDRGRAGPSCRIGDAAICDALPIALQDGAKEAAAWLKKAIALHEKHMNGSAPTTGKEGEKSQMLMMEQMKNALAELGGGDAKSGETGMKMDVYPFHILEQEKPVKTMLIDGLTVDVSNADTAEATIKTLIASRDAAGAKVAGLETQVATLTAAGQTKDAQISTLEQQVKDAKPTPAQLREAGKSLMQTADKAKTLGIAVTDAMDEAQIMRATVDKHMGEKAKDWSDESIAASFAVLTKDAKPADPLRQVISDGVQSFGDAEAAFADAQRKASEERRNAWKTPATSAAA, encoded by the coding sequence ATGGTGCTATTCTCCGACGCCCTGACCCTTGACGCGCCCCGCCGGACCAGTGACGGCTACATGGCCGTGCGGGCGAAGGCGGCTCGCACCGGCGTCTACCAGTATACCGGTCGCGAAGTAGACCCGAACAACGAGCACGGGCTGCGCGACCAAGCCATCGTTAACGTGCTGCGTGACGAGGCCGCTGTGTTCGACGAGCGCGCGGTTCGCAGCTTCATCGCCAAGCCGATCACCGACGACCATCCCCGCGAGGCGGTGAACGCGAGCAACTGGCGCGATCATGGCCGTGGCATCGTCATGGGCGCCGTACGGGACGGCGACTACCTCGCATTTGACCTCGTTCTGATGGATGCGGGCACGATCTCAAAGGTTGAGGCGGGCAAGGCCGAGCTCTCCAATGGCTATGCCGCCACACTTGAGTTCGGCGACTTCGCTGGCCCCGCTGGCGAGAAGTGCCAAGCGCGGCAGGCCGCAATCGTCGGAAACCATGTCGCAATCGTGGACCGTGGCAGGGCCGGTCCGTCGTGCCGCATCGGCGATGCCGCGATCTGCGACGCGTTGCCTATCGCGTTGCAGGATGGAGCGAAAGAGGCCGCCGCATGGCTCAAGAAGGCCATAGCGCTCCACGAGAAACACATGAACGGCTCTGCCCCGACTACCGGCAAAGAGGGCGAGAAGAGTCAGATGCTCATGATGGAGCAGATGAAGAACGCGCTGGCCGAACTTGGGGGCGGCGACGCCAAGTCCGGCGAGACCGGCATGAAGATGGACGTTTACCCCTTCCACATCCTTGAACAGGAGAAGCCTGTGAAGACCATGTTGATCGACGGGCTGACCGTCGACGTGTCCAACGCCGATACGGCCGAGGCCACGATCAAGACCCTCATCGCCTCGCGTGATGCGGCCGGAGCGAAGGTTGCCGGCCTCGAAACGCAGGTGGCGACCCTGACCGCTGCCGGCCAGACCAAGGACGCGCAGATCAGCACGCTCGAACAGCAGGTGAAGGACGCCAAGCCGACGCCCGCGCAGCTTCGTGAAGCCGGCAAGTCGCTGATGCAGACCGCCGACAAGGCCAAGACCCTCGGCATCGCCGTCACCGACGCGATGGACGAAGCGCAGATCATGCGCGCCACCGTCGACAAGCACATGGGCGAGAAGGCCAAGGACTGGTCGGATGAATCGATCGCCGCCTCGTTCGCCGTGCTGACCAAGGACGCCAAGCCGGCAGACCCGCTGCGGCAGGTGATTTCGGATGGCGTGCAGAGTTTCGGCGATGCTGAAGCCGCCTTCGCCGACGCCCAGCGCAAGGCCAGCGAAGAGCGCCGCAACGCCTGGAAGACCCCCGCCACCTCGGCCGCAGCGTAA
- a CDS encoding phage portal protein translates to MTRLWDGLANVLTGRGTTVDRSAHNFWMRRFTTPEQIESAYLGSWLHRKIVDIPAQDMTRAGRDWDASDDQISAIEKEEKRLGYWPKLYEALTLGRLGGGAILIGLGDDPTKPLPASIRPGQIRYLSVLSRWQLSLGEMETDPESNNFGQPRYFRLSSTGRHFRLSGTGRQVDIHPSRVAVFKGLPIPAIRMTLWEDNFWGMSVVEACDEAVQQATTACAGFSALIDEAKIDVFRFNGTVDQLSQPDGEEKLMKRVKLTNTGKSVHRAVILDKEDEWEQRQLSLAGVRDVITTYDGRCAGAADMPAVRLFGKSPDGMNATGESDLANYFQGVGAKQDMQLRPPMQQIDAVMLPSAGVPADLPWTFSTLMVLTEQQAADIELKEAQALEKIVSLALVPETAMAKTVQNRLIESGRWPGLKKAIEDAEAAGKELPKKVDESELGIVPLGEKGGGQGSAGSGGNADPNPARRAVNDAATWLSDATPRPLYVQRKLLNAADLIAWAKDNGFATTLPASDMHVTVLYSRSPVDPMKMGRDWREDEKGQIIVRPGGPRAIEKLGENAVVLRFACPDLDWRHKDMIEAGGSHDWPEYAPHVTISYTAPEGIDLDSLKPFNGALRFGPEIFEALDLDWKSKIAEA, encoded by the coding sequence GTGACGCGCCTCTGGGATGGCCTGGCCAACGTTTTGACCGGGCGCGGCACGACAGTCGACCGCTCAGCGCACAACTTCTGGATGCGCCGGTTCACCACCCCCGAGCAGATCGAGAGCGCCTATCTCGGCTCCTGGCTGCATCGCAAGATCGTGGACATCCCCGCGCAGGACATGACCCGCGCCGGCCGCGATTGGGACGCGTCGGACGACCAGATCAGCGCCATCGAGAAAGAGGAAAAGCGCCTAGGCTACTGGCCCAAGCTGTATGAGGCGCTGACCCTCGGACGCCTCGGCGGCGGCGCTATCCTGATCGGCCTTGGCGACGATCCGACCAAGCCCCTGCCTGCCTCGATCCGGCCTGGCCAGATCCGCTACCTGTCCGTCCTCTCGCGCTGGCAGTTGTCGCTTGGCGAAATGGAGACGGACCCGGAGAGCAACAACTTCGGCCAGCCCCGCTATTTCCGCCTGTCGAGCACAGGGCGCCATTTCCGCCTGTCGGGCACAGGGCGCCAAGTCGATATCCACCCCTCGCGCGTCGCCGTATTCAAGGGGTTGCCCATCCCCGCGATCCGCATGACATTGTGGGAGGATAACTTCTGGGGCATGTCCGTCGTGGAAGCCTGCGACGAAGCTGTTCAGCAGGCCACCACCGCCTGCGCCGGCTTCTCCGCGCTGATCGATGAGGCCAAGATCGACGTGTTCCGGTTCAACGGAACGGTCGACCAGCTCAGCCAGCCCGATGGCGAAGAGAAGCTGATGAAGCGCGTGAAGCTGACCAATACGGGCAAGAGCGTCCATCGCGCGGTCATTCTCGACAAGGAAGACGAGTGGGAGCAGCGCCAGCTTTCGCTGGCTGGTGTGCGCGATGTCATCACCACCTACGACGGCCGATGTGCCGGCGCCGCTGACATGCCGGCGGTGCGCCTGTTCGGCAAATCCCCCGATGGTATGAACGCCACCGGCGAAAGCGACCTTGCCAACTATTTCCAGGGCGTCGGCGCCAAGCAGGACATGCAGCTTCGCCCGCCCATGCAGCAGATCGATGCGGTCATGCTCCCGTCCGCCGGCGTGCCCGCCGATCTGCCGTGGACCTTCTCGACGCTCATGGTGCTGACGGAGCAGCAGGCGGCCGACATCGAACTGAAGGAAGCCCAAGCCCTCGAAAAGATCGTGAGCCTCGCCTTGGTGCCCGAAACCGCGATGGCCAAGACCGTCCAGAACCGCCTGATCGAGAGCGGACGCTGGCCGGGCCTGAAGAAGGCGATCGAGGACGCGGAGGCCGCTGGCAAAGAGCTTCCCAAAAAGGTTGACGAATCCGAACTGGGGATCGTGCCCCTCGGAGAGAAAGGAGGTGGTCAGGGATCTGCCGGTAGCGGCGGGAATGCTGACCCCAATCCCGCCCGCCGTGCTGTGAATGATGCTGCGACCTGGCTGTCAGACGCCACGCCGCGCCCGCTCTATGTCCAGCGCAAGCTGCTGAACGCCGCCGACCTGATCGCGTGGGCCAAGGATAACGGCTTTGCCACCACCCTGCCCGCCAGCGACATGCACGTCACAGTTCTCTACTCCCGCAGTCCGGTCGATCCCATGAAGATGGGCCGAGACTGGCGTGAGGACGAGAAGGGCCAGATCATCGTTCGCCCCGGTGGCCCGCGGGCCATCGAGAAGCTGGGCGAGAATGCCGTTGTGCTGCGCTTCGCTTGTCCCGATCTCGACTGGCGGCACAAGGACATGATCGAAGCCGGCGGGTCGCATGACTGGCCGGAATATGCGCCGCATGTGACGATCAGCTACACCGCGCCCGAGGGTATCGACCTTGACTCGCTCAAGCCGTTCAACGGTGCGCTGCGGTTCGGGCCTGAGATTTTCGAGGCGCTCGATCTGGATTGGAAGTCGAAGATAGCGGAGGCCTGA
- a CDS encoding terminase small subunit, whose amino-acid sequence MTPKQQRFVDEYLIDLNATQAAIRAGYSAKTANEQGARLLANVSVRNAVSEAKAKRSKETGIDAAWVLSRLAAEAFADLADLYDEHGRVKPVKDWPLVWRQGLVAGIEVETIGAGAGQVTKVKISERIKRVELIGKHVDVQAFKEKLEVAAAMTLVIDPKDAAL is encoded by the coding sequence ATGACTCCGAAGCAACAGCGCTTCGTGGATGAATACCTGATCGACCTGAATGCCACTCAGGCGGCCATTCGGGCAGGCTACAGCGCGAAGACGGCAAACGAGCAAGGGGCGCGACTGTTAGCGAATGTTAGCGTCCGTAATGCCGTCTCAGAGGCCAAGGCCAAGCGGTCGAAGGAAACGGGAATTGATGCCGCATGGGTATTGAGCCGGCTCGCCGCCGAAGCCTTCGCTGACCTTGCTGATCTGTATGATGAACATGGCCGGGTGAAACCGGTGAAGGATTGGCCATTGGTTTGGCGCCAAGGCCTTGTCGCGGGCATCGAGGTCGAGACGATCGGCGCAGGCGCTGGCCAGGTCACGAAGGTCAAGATTAGCGAGCGGATCAAGCGGGTCGAACTGATCGGCAAGCATGTCGACGTGCAGGCCTTCAAGGAGAAGCTGGAGGTCGCTGCGGCGATGACGCTGGTGATTGATCCTAAGGACGCTGCGCTTTGA